The Acidobacteriota bacterium DNA segment GTCAACGTTTTATTGATATTGTTGCCGGTCACCGTCGCCTGACCGCGATTGACGGTTACACGCATATCGTTGCAGGTGGTCTTCACAAGAATTCCGCCGGATGAATAGGTCAGCGTAGCATTGGTGCTGGGTCCGACCGTGACCCGTCCGATTCCCGGAATATCAATCACCGCGATACCATCGCCGCCAACCGAAATCGTGCTGCCGCTTAGAACCGTTGCGCCGGTCTTTACGGCATTGCCGTTAATCGAAACCGAACCGCTTGCGGTCAAGGTGCCATCGGCTGCCGGTAAAGGTTCCGGAGCCACCACATTCGGCGTTGCATAGGATGTCAACGTAAAGAAAGTGAAGGTTGCGACAACCAGTGACAGACTCGTCAAATTCATAAAAAATCTGGTGTTTCTCATTGTGCCTCCTACAAAATTCTTGTGAAAAACAAGAACCCGGAAATCTTTAGCGCAATGCGCAATGCGCGTCCAGAATATTAGAATCACTCGCAAAAGTCAATTCATTTCAAAAGTTAATTTTTTAGCGCCAGTTAGCAACTGCTCAATTAACCACATCAGGCATTTCAGTACGACGGTAAATCTTCGGCTGAAATCCGCGACAGCGGCAAATGACGGCGGTCTTTTTCGGAAGTTTGAGGATTCGTAATGCCCCAGTCGATTGCCAATTCCGGGTCATTCCACAAAATCCCCCGGTCATATTCGGGATAATAGAAATCGCTGCATTTATAGAGGAATTCCGCCGTGTCGGAAAGCACCACATAACCATGCGCAAATCCCGCAGGAATATAAATCTGACGCATATTTTCGGCGGATAATATCAGGCGCACATGTTTGCCGAAATGCGGCGAACCGCGCCGTATATCGACCGCCACATCCAGGACTTCGCCGCGAATCACCCGGCAGAGTTTGGCTTGCGGATGTTTGATTTGATAATGCAAGCCGCGCAAAATTCCGCGCTGAGACATCGCGTGATTGTCTTGTACAAACGTATCCTGAATTCCCATCTCGGCGAATTTGCGACGATGGTAACTTTCAAAGAAAAAACCACGTTCGTCGCGAAAGGCTTGCGACTCGATGATTAAAACTTCGGGAATCTCTGTTTCAATAACTTTCATTATGCTCTCTTAATTGATGAACGGTATCGGAGGCTTGCATTAATATCGGAATGTCAGCGCAAATCGGGTTGGCAATTTTTTCCTGCTGCCAATAACCAGTGCCTTATTTTTTAGTTTCAACCCGAATTCCGGGCAATACCACGAATCTTCAAGGTGAAAGGTAGCCGCCTCAATCGACAACTGACAACTGACATTATCATTGGAAAGGGTTAATTCATTTCCCTGCACCGCAATGTCCACCTGGTTATGAAAGTGGAGCAAACTTTCAACCAGATGCTCGCCGCTGCCTTCGATTACGTCTTCCACTTTAATCTCTCGCCGACTATCATCACACGCGATGATGCGCTGATGAATGATGCCATCGCCAATTAATTTAGCGTAACCCGCAAAGCGCCCGGAAAACTGGCTCTGCCCATCGGCATTTGAGAATGCCACAGCAAAGGGGAGAAAACGACGACCCACGCGAAAACTGCCCCAACATTCGGCTTGATCCTGGTTATCAATACACACGGTATTGTGAGCGCGCGTGCTGCGAACAAAATCGCGCATCGCGCCTGCCTGATATTCAAATACCCCTGTATCAACCACAAAAGGTTTGCCATTGATAGACAGTTCAAAACTGAAAATATCGGCGTGCGCGTGCGCCGGCAAAAAATCCGGCGCAATACGCCCGCCATCAATAATCAAATAAACTTCGGGGTTTTGGTGAATAAAATAGCCTGACTCGATGAACTGATTTTTCTTTTTCGCTTCGTAATCAAGCAAGCCTTTCGCATAATTCAAAAGCCTGGCGGGCGGCGCGGCAATCTCTCGCGTGGCATCATTAAATAAAGCAATTTCGCCATCGGGTTTAGTGAGCGAAAATAAAAAATCGCTCATCGAACCTGCCGCCTCAACCAACCAATTTCTGTCAGGCGCATCGGCAGGCAAAATATTAATGATGTCGAGATAGGCTTCGAGCATCAAGGCATGGTACATGGGGCTGCGCTCAAAATGCCCGCCGTCACTTAAAACCTGTACAGGCGTTTGCTCGCGAAAAATCGCTAAGCCTTTTTCGAGCCAGCGAGAGGCTTCGCCCTGCCCTGCAAAAAAATTTCCGGCAAAAATCAATGCCCGGGCATTTTCAAGTAAATGATTGCCCGGATGATGCGCTTCATAGTTACGATAGAGATACGCCGCCTGTTGATAAAGGCTCTTTAATAATCCGGCATCCGTAAAATTGGCTTTGCACCAGTTGACGATGCGTAGCGAGGTTGGAAACGGGTGCCACCCCGTGCCGCTTTGCATAGGATTTTGCCTTACCCAATCGCTGCATAGTTCAGCCTGCTCTGCGGCTTCGAGCAAATAGAGATAATTGAAGTAATGCAGATTGTATTG contains these protein-coding regions:
- the rfbC gene encoding dTDP-4-dehydrorhamnose 3,5-epimerase, which encodes MKVIETEIPEVLIIESQAFRDERGFFFESYHRRKFAEMGIQDTFVQDNHAMSQRGILRGLHYQIKHPQAKLCRVIRGEVLDVAVDIRRGSPHFGKHVRLILSAENMRQIYIPAGFAHGYVVLSDTAEFLYKCSDFYYPEYDRGILWNDPELAIDWGITNPQTSEKDRRHLPLSRISAEDLPSY
- a CDS encoding alginate lyase family protein, whose translation is MFKRASLLFHTLRYSKPSQLYLKFFGLAKHHLKLVRVPDAPTSLSGELHPAVAFVYHDDGNRREQIKRGEFRFLNRPENLGVPVDWQAARLPALWQYNLHYFNYLYLLEAAEQAELCSDWVRQNPMQSGTGWHPFPTSLRIVNWCKANFTDAGLLKSLYQQAAYLYRNYEAHHPGNHLLENARALIFAGNFFAGQGEASRWLEKGLAIFREQTPVQVLSDGGHFERSPMYHALMLEAYLDIINILPADAPDRNWLVEAAGSMSDFLFSLTKPDGEIALFNDATREIAAPPARLLNYAKGLLDYEAKKKNQFIESGYFIHQNPEVYLIIDGGRIAPDFLPAHAHADIFSFELSINGKPFVVDTGVFEYQAGAMRDFVRSTRAHNTVCIDNQDQAECWGSFRVGRRFLPFAVAFSNADGQSQFSGRFAGYAKLIGDGIIHQRIIACDDSRREIKVEDVIEGSGEHLVESLLHFHNQVDIAVQGNELTLSNDNVSCQLSIEAATFHLEDSWYCPEFGLKLKNKALVIGSRKKLPTRFALTFRY